TACTCATAATAAAATTATTAGTCAACAATACCAAATTTTTTCTTGAACTTTTCAACACGTCCGCCTGTGTCTACGAACTTCTGCTTACCTGTAAAAAAAGGATGACATTTTGAACAAATTTCAACATGTAAATTCTTT
The nucleotide sequence above comes from Clostridiaceae bacterium. Encoded proteins:
- the rpmE gene encoding 50S ribosomal protein L31, encoding MKEGIHPKYGEAVVKCACGETFITGSTKKNLHVEICSKCHPFFTGKQKFVDTGGRVEKFKKKFGIVD